Proteins encoded within one genomic window of Macaca thibetana thibetana isolate TM-01 chromosome 3, ASM2454274v1, whole genome shotgun sequence:
- the POM121L12 gene encoding POM121-like protein 12 produces MGYVLHGARGSREQVAADPLSELCLPAVWASGHVACAWRHCGVSRDHAPRAFQAPRGQRSPSLGRCSPAKSADVRNFWKAGEPLLQGPDALAAPMGRSPSAPQTALSPRGHQSPWSPRSPTQSYIQYVQRGRPAPSTHLTDVRLSQDPHKFRRVGPETWRRPALPGETALGRNLSCAWEGCMKRGLCRARNPGRTWSPMTIRIAPPERQESPWGSPGQRGRPASRPAAQELPDFCTRKTLLRALSQCRKGSARFEGPLWFEVLDSKGGRWNLEPRPSAFKPLSKNGAVASFVPRPGPLKPSVGPWNLSVCDDTWPFVLVQPAPSAIWDFWEATTPSCGSCSRVSFTLQDTQSAGSFGS; encoded by the coding sequence TGTCTTCCTGCAGTCTGGGCGTCTGGGCACGTGGCCTGCGCGTGGCGCCATTGTGGGGTGTCCCGTGACCACGCCCCGCGTGCCTTCCAAGCGCCCAGAGGCCAACGGTCCCCCAGCCTTGGGCGCTGCAGCCCGGCCAAGTCCGCAGATGTCAGGAACTTCTGGAAGGCGGGCGAACCCCTGCTGCAAGGCCCCGACGCCCTGGCGGCTCCCATGGGCAGGTCACCCAGCGCGCCCCAGACCGCGCTGTCTCCCCGGGGTCACCAGAGCCCGTGGTCCCCGAGGTCCCCGACTCAGAGCTATATTCAGTACGTCCAGCGGGGGCGCCCGGCGCCCAGCACCCACCTCACCGACGTGCGGCTCAGCCAAGACCCCCACAAGTTCCGGCGGGTGGGCCCCGAGACCTGGAGGCGCCCCGCCCTGCCCGGGGAGACCGCCCTGGGGCGAAACCTCTCCTGCGCCTGGGAGGGTTGCATGAAAAGGGGGCTGTGTCGTGCCCGGAACCCAGGACGGACCTGGAGCCCGATGACCATCAGGATCGCCCCTCCCGAGCGTCAGGAGAGCCCCTGGGGATCCCCAGGACAGCGAGGCCGCCCCGCAAGCCGCCCCGCCGCCCAGGAGCTCCCGGACTTCTGCACCCGGAAGACTCTGCTGAGGGCTCTCAGCCAGTGTCGCAAGGGAAGCGCCAGGTTCGAAGGGCCATTGTGGTTCGAGGTCTTAGACAGCAAGGGCGGCAGATGGAACCTGGAGCCCCGGCCCTCTGCTTTCAAGCCCCTGAGCAAAAATGGAGCGGTTGCTTCCTTCGTGCCCAGGCCAGGGCCTCTGAAGCCGAGCGTCGGCCCCTGGAACCTCAGTGTTTGTGATGATACTTGGCCTTTCGTTCTGGTCCAGCCCGCCCCGTCCGCCATCTGGGACTTCTGGGAGGCGACAACACCTTCCTGTGGCAGCTGCAGTAGGGTCTCCTTCACTCTCCAGGACACCCAGTCTGCTGGCTCCTTTGGCTCCTAA